Proteins encoded within one genomic window of Saccharomyces mikatae IFO 1815 strain IFO1815 genome assembly, chromosome: 15:
- the IRC23 gene encoding Irc23p (similar to Saccharomyces cerevisiae IRC23 (YOR044W) and BSC2 (YDR275W); ancestral locus Anc_5.640) — MFNYKRKLGRSKRNNRPRSPRLPKRYNSVDYMDTVFGQIRNLRIFLLSTIHSQSKKFFSTTLQTKSGISSAFDGNDIETTSDASSFTNLHLTRSSEEGYYIAGSI; from the coding sequence ATGTTCAACTACAAGAGGAAACTGGGGCGttctaaaagaaataatcgGCCGCGTAGTCCAAGGTTGCCAAAGAGATATAACAGCGTGGATTACATGGATACTGTCTTTGGTCAAATAAGAAAtttgagaatttttttgctgTCTACAATCCATAGCCAATCTAAAAAGTTCTTTTCGACGACACTTCAAACGAAATCGGGCATTAGCTCGGCTTTCGACGGGAATGATATCGAGACGACATCAGATGCATCTAGCTTCACTAATCTGCATTTAACAAGGTCATCAGAAGAAGGATATTACATCGCAGGATCGATAtaa
- the GLO4 gene encoding hydroxyacylglutathione hydrolase GLO4 (similar to Saccharomyces cerevisiae GLO2 (YDR272W) and GLO4 (YOR040W); ancestral locus Anc_5.637), with protein MKLLLQQVRNMHVKPIKMRWLTGGVNYSYLLSTENRGKAWLIDPAESLEVVPELSVEERKSIDAIVNTHHHYDHSGGNLALYSILCQENTCRKITIIGGSKASPGTTEVPEDLQQYHLGNLKVTCIRTPCHTKDSICYHVKDLETDQQCIFTGDTLFNAGCGRFFEGSGGDMDTALNRIILSTVGETNLNKVKIYPGHEYTKGNVKFIRAKIYPNIGQNKKFDKLEQYCKNSECTTGHFTLADELEYNPFMRLYDSAVRSAIGDTTAAYPRATVMQELRKLKNGM; from the coding sequence ATGAAACTTTTACTGCAACAAGTAAGAAATATGCATGTGAAGCCTATAAAAATGAGATGGCTAACAGGTGGTGTCAATTACAGTTACCTATTAAGCACTGAAAACAGAGGAAAAGCATGGCTAATTGATCCTGCAGAATCTCTTGAGGTGGTGCCAGAGTTAAGTGTTGAAGAAAGGAAGAGCATTGACGCCATTGTTAATACACACCACCACTACGATCATTCAGGAGGAAACTTAGCACTTTATAGTATCCTGTGCCAAGAAAACACATGCCGTAAGATTACAATAATTGGTGGGTCAAAGGCTTCTCCTGGTACCACAGAAGTGCCGGAAGACTTGCAGCAGTATCACTTGGGTAACTTAAAAGTAACTTGTATTAGAACCCCGTGTCATACAAAGGATTCTATATGCTACCATGTCAAAGACCTGGAGACAGATCAGCAATGCATCTTCACAGGTGACACTCTGTTCAACGCGGGTTGTGGAAGGTTTTTCGAAGGCAGTGGAGGAGATATGGACACAGCTTTGAATAGAATAATCTTGAGTACAGTTGGTGAGACGAACTTgaataaagtaaaaatatacCCAGGTCATGAATACACCAAGGGCAATGTCAAGTTCATCAGAGCAAAAATTTACCCCAATATAGGACAAAACAAGAAGTTTGATAAGTTGGAACAGTACTGCAAGAATAGCGAGTGTACTACTGGGCACTTTACCTTAGCCGACGAATTGGAGTATAATCCGTTTATGAGATTGTATGATTCTGCCGTTAGGTCAGCGATTGGCGATACCACTGCAGCATATCCCAGAGCTACAGTGATGCAAGAGCTAAGAAAGCTCAAGAACGGTATGTAA
- the CKB2 gene encoding casein kinase 2 regulatory subunit CKB2 (similar to Saccharomyces cerevisiae CKB2 (YOR039W); ancestral locus Anc_5.635) — MGSRSENVGTVDRGSSRVEQDDVLMDDDSDSSEYVDMWIDLFLGRKGHEYFCDVDPEYITDRFNLMNLQKTVSKFSYVVQYIVDDLDDSILENMTHARLEQLESDSRKLYGLIHARYIITIKGLQKMYAKYKEADFGRCPRVYCNLQPLLPVGLHDIPGIDCVKLYCPSCEDLYIPKSSRHSSIDGAYFGTSFPGMFLQAFPDMVPKHPTKRYVPKIFGFELHKQAQLTRWQELQRLKLVKKLESKQMDLAKSGGFKT, encoded by the coding sequence ATGGGGAGTAGATCCGAGAATGTAGGAACAGTGGATAGAGGAAGCTCCAGAGTTGAGCAAGATGATGTTCTTATGGATGATGACTCTGATTCATCTGAATACGTAGATATGTGGATCGATTTGTTTCTTGGCAGAAAAGGACATGAGTATTTCTGTGACGTTGATCCGGAATATATCACTGATCGTTTCAATCTGATGAATTTGCAGAAGACCGTCTCCAAATTTTCCTATGTGGTACAGTATATTGTGGATGATTTGGATGATAGTATTTTAGAGAACATGACTCACGCCCGTTTAGAACAGCTAGAATCGGATTCCCGCAAGTTATATGGTCTCATCCATGCACGGTACATTATAACTATCAAAGGTTTGCAGAAAATGTATGCCAAATATAAAGAGGCAGATTTTGGGAGGTGTCCTCGTGTGTATTGTAATTTACAGCCGTTGTTGCCCGTTGGATTGCATGACATTCCTGGTATTGATTGCGTTAAGTTATACTGCCCATCCTGTGAAGATCTTTATATACCAAAATCATCGAGACATAGCTCCATCGATGGTGCCTATTTCGGTACAAGTTTTCCAGGCATGTTTTTACAGGCTTTTCCAGACATGGTGCCCAAACATCCAACAAAAAGATATGTTCCAAAGATTTTTGGGTTCGAACTACATAAACAAGCTCAACTAACAAGGTGGCAGGAGTTACAGCGACTCAAGTTGGTTAAAAAGCTTGAATCAAAACAGATGGATTTGGCGAAGAGTGGCGGTTTTAAAACCTAA
- the WHI2 gene encoding Whi2p (similar to Saccharomyces cerevisiae WHI2 (YOR043W); ancestral locus Anc_5.639) has protein sequence MNDIITQVSPDTAESAPILQEQQQQQQNTQYEGNEEDYGDSLIHLNIQENHYFITRDQLMSLPESLLLCLFPSGVFLDRCGQVISNLTRDDEVYIVNFPPDCFEYIMEIYTKAHDDLYNHPVEKFFDRPSSSFVSNAKGFFGLSNNNSASSNNEQDILHQKPAIIVLREDLDYYCVPQEEFQFDSTNEENNEDLLRHFMAQVKMAAGSYLTSKTSIFQGLYSSNRLKQQQQSEKDANSSSKAKSTSKKLGPAEQHLMDMLCSSGFTKETCWGNRTQETGKTVISSLSLCRLANETTEGFRQKFDDAKAKWEAEHKPQENFITPMQSNISINSLSASKSNSTVSTARNVTGGSSVPSATRDKRKSRLSKLADNVRSHSSSRNSSQTRSKLPELPKLYDLVPKPNINAKLLLFWRKPARKCWWGEEDIDLEVEIFGFWKDESKRLIELVLPTNVDPEAELHKIIVPVRLHIRRVWTLELSVIGVQ, from the coding sequence atgaacgaCATAATCACGCAAGTTTCTCCAGATACTGCAGAGTCCGCCCCGATTCTGCAagaacagcaacaacagcaacaaaaCACGCAGTATGAAGGTAACGAGGAGGATTATGGTGATTCACTAATTCATCTGAACATCCAAGAAAATCATTATTTTATCACCAGAGACCAGTTGATGTCCCTACCCGAATCCTTATTGCTATGTTTATTTCCCTCAGGTGTTTTTTTGGACCGTTGTGGCCAAGTTATTTCCAATTTGACTAGAGACGATGAAGTTTATATCGTCAATTTTCCTCCTGATTGTTTTGAGTACATCATGGAGATCTACACAAAGGCACACGATGACTTGTATAATCATCCTGTggagaaattttttgacagGCCATCGAGTAGTTTTGTTTCCAATGCAAAGGGATTTTTTGGGTTGAGTAATAACAATTCAGCTTCAAGCAACAATGAACAAGATATCTTACACCAAAAGCCCGctattattgttttgaGAGAAGATTTGGACTATTATTGTGTGCCCCAGGAGGAGTTCCAGTTTGATTCTAccaatgaagaaaataatgaggACCTGTTGCGACATTTTATGGCTCAAGTGAAAATGGCTGCTGGCAGTTATTTAACTTCAAAGACATCAATTTTCCAAGGTTTGTATTCCTCAAATAGACTaaagcaacaacagcagaGTGAAAAGGATgctaattcttcttcaaaagcaaaatctacttcaaagaaattggGACCTGCTGAACAACACCTGATGGATATGCTGTGTTCCTCCGGGTTTACGAAGGAGACTTGTTGGGGTAACAGAACTCAAGAAACTGGTAAAACAGTCATAAGTTCACTATCTCTCTGCCGATTGGCTAACGAAACCACTGAAGGGTTTCGGCAAAAGTTCGACGATGCAAAGGCCAAGTGGGAAGCAGAGCACAAGCCCCAAGAAAACTTCATTACCCCAATGCAATCCAATATATCGATTAACTCACTATCTGCAAGTAAATCTAACAGTACCGTTTCCACAGCCAGGAATGTCACAGGAGGAAGTTCGGTACCTTCTGCCACTCGCGACAAGAGAAAATCAAGGCTGTCGAAACTGGCAGATAATGTTCGTTCTCACTCCTCCTCAAGAAACAGTTCGCAAACCAGAAGCAAGCTACCAGAATTGCCTAAACTGTATGATCTAGTGCCTAAACCTAATATCAACGCTAAGCTGCTATTATTTTGGAGAAAACCAGCCCGTAAATGCTGGTGGggtgaagaagatatcGACCTAGAAGTGGAGATCTTTGGCTTTTGGAAAGATGAATCAAAGAGGCTCATTGAGCTTGTTTTGCCAACAAATGTGGACCCCGAAGCAGAGCTACATAAAATCATTGTACCAGTCCGATTACATATTCGTAGAGTTTGGACTTTGGAGTTGAGTGTTATTGGCGTGCAGTGa
- the HIR2 gene encoding Hir2p (similar to Saccharomyces cerevisiae HIR2 (YOR038C); ancestral locus Anc_5.634), with the protein MRLLKYPLDIHNKQVNALAALGPYIILVSNDGHVMAWKQQQLIDTAFDKVMIKDLKPEVSFKVNQDSAGDMFFLTGDLETLYIGSEHRLWGYSDWLCKDTNSINPVEKMKNKLIFECKSPNTITDVKYDINLGIIFVLSSNENKILLFHHKSFDKLSEIPTDKMSKPVTGIVDSTGQTFTVMTSDRSILVYQINSTGTHKLVHKLTQHVQMYPLHYKISMSPQADILPVINSVKGVPNNATSCTTLLDRNNNYRVTKTLVTPSSNGCKVLVYSPAFYEKPNKKKGTTARYNLVATSGSTDGTILVWNTKRMKPLFNALQVSSTAINDMSWSQDGFTLFAISNDATLYTFAFQEKDLGVALPQKEIKSLQELNKKLPKLEEPLVEQIPKNLSENVKLEESSSTASIPNDISRSITGKKLSKKKKTNNQNNSLKTIQSTSMEFNTPSYTVPRDLKRKPKETTSNNVALGSKKQKRELQPIDFLDTNLLLPNTSFSRVRLATPKIRSAFKYSPTNNPNLVLDVKNGSGNEQRPTIVKLTSKVLDEDQVLFQDFIPKLITICTAGDTFWSFCSEDGSVYIYSDSGRKLLAPLVLGVSISFLEACGMYLLCLTSIGELYCWNVEQKKLAFPTTTIYPLLNPTLRYSDDILTRAENITLCSITKKGVPLVTLSNGDGYLFDKNMETWLLVSDGWWAYGSQYWDTTNTTGLSSSKTNADTSGSNETNINEIVSDIKNDNQSIINFLERRTNDELNRKGRIKNLQRFARTILMKEGFENMEEIVTLSHLENKILISIRLEESEEFSKLMMVYCIRLSELAYMDRLDDVFQWLYNDISVSSTDSTFAEKDFRMNLLKKILIACGDIRQVQRVTTRYAKEMNIIS; encoded by the coding sequence ATGAGATTATTAAAATATCCTCTGGATATCCATAATAAACAAGTGAATGCCTTGGCCGCCCTGGGTCCCTATATTATATTAGTTAGCAACGATGGTCACGTGATGGCATGGAAGCAACAACAACTAATCGATACTGCATTCGATAAGGTAATGATCAAGGATCTAAAGCCTGAAGTTTCTTTCAAGGTGAACCAGGACTCTGCCGGCgatatgttttttttaacagGGGATCTCGAAACATTATATATTGGATCTGAACACCGTTTGTGGGGTTATTCTGATTGGCTTTGTAAAGATACAAATAGCATCAATCCTGTcgagaaaatgaaaaataagcTCATATTCGAGTGTAAATCTCCAAACACAATAACAGATGTAAAATACGACATAAACCTAGGTATAATATTTGTTCTTTCaagtaatgaaaataagatTCTATTGTTTCATCATAAAAGCTTTGATAAGCTATCAGAAATACCTACTGACAAGATGAGCAAACCTGTTACGGGAATAGTAGATTCAACTGGCCAGACATTTACTGTTATGACTTCAGATAGGTCGATTTTAGTCTATCAAATCAACAGTACGGGTACCCACAAACTTGTACATAAATTAACACAACATGTACAAATGTATCCATTACATTATAAAATCTCAATGTCTCCCCAGGCAGACATACTACCGGTAATAAATTCGGTGAAAGGTGTACCGAATAATGCCACCAGTTGTACTACTTTGCTTGACAGGAACAACAATTACAGAGTTACAAAAACCCTGGTAACACCTTCTTCGAATGGTTGCAAAGTCCTCGTTTACTCTCCAGCATTCTATGAAAAAcctaataagaaaaaaggtaCCACAGCACGTTATAACTTAGTCGCTACTTCAGGATCTACAGACGGTACTATTTTAGTCTGGAACACGAAGAGAATGAAACCTTTATTCAATGCACTGCAGGTTTCCTCCACTGCAATAAATGATATGTCTTGGTCACAAGATGGTTTTACCTTGTTTGCCATTTCAAACGATGCGACATTATATACATTCGCATTCCAGGAGAAGGATCTAGGTGTAGCACTGCCTCAAAAGGAGATCAAATCTTTGCAAGaattaaacaaaaagcTTCCAAAGCTTGAAGAACCACTGGTAGAACAAATACCTAAAAATCTTTCGGAAAATGTCAAACTAGAAGAATCTTCGAGCACAGCATCTATTCCAAACGACATTAGTAGGTCGATCACAGGGAAAAAACtgtccaaaaaaaaaaagactaaCAATCAAAATAATAGCCTTAAAACCATTCAGAGCACGTCAATGGAATTCAACACTCCTTCGTATACTGTGCCGagagatttgaaaaggaaaccaaaagaaacaacTTCGAATAACGTTGCCCTTGGCAGTAAAAAGCAGAAAAGAGAGTTACAACcaattgattttttggaTACCAACCTGCTCCTTCCCAATACTTCTTTTTCGAGGGTTAGACTTGCAACACCAAAGATCAGATCTGCATTTAAATACTCCCCAACCAACAATCCAAACTTAGTTCTCGATGTTAAAAATGGTTCTGGAAATGAACAAAGGCCAACAATTGTAAAACTTACTTCAAAAGTACTCGATGAGGATCAAGTGTTGTTTCAAGATTTTATTCCTAAGCTGATAACAATCTGCACAGCCGGTGACACTTTTTGGTCTTTTTGTAGTGAAGATGGAAGTGTTTACATATACTCTGATTCCGGAAGAAAACTATTAGCACCTCTGGTGTTAGGTGTCAGTAttagttttcttgaagcATGTGGGATGTATCTGCTTTGCCTCACAAGTATAGGTGAACTTTATTGCTGGAATGTAGAGCAGAAGAAATTGGCATTTCCCACTACTACTATTTATCCTTTGTTAAATCCGACATTACGGTACTCTGATGATATATTGACCAGAGCTGAAAATATAACACTCTGCTCTATTACGAAAAAGGGCGTACCACTGGTTACCTTGAGTAATGGCGATGGCTACTTGTTCGATAAGAACATGGAAACATGGCTTTTGGTTAGCGATGGTTGGTGGGCTTATGGTTCTCAATACTGGGACACAACTAACACTACTGGGCTGTCTTCTAGTAAAACGAATGCAGATACTTCTGGTAGCAATGAAACTaatataaatgaaataGTTAGCGATATTAAGAATGATAATCAAAGcatcattaattttttggAACGTAGGACAAATGATGAACTTAATAGAAAAGGTAGAATAAAGAACTTACAAAGATTTGCTAGGACAATCTTAATGAAAGAAGGGTTTGAAAACATGGAAGAGATCGTAACTTTATCCCActtggaaaacaaaattttaaTAAGTATCAGGTTAGAGGAGTCGGAggaattttcaaaattgatgatggtTTATTGTATCCGTCTGAGTGAATTGGCGTATATGGATCGTTTAGATGATGTTTTCCAATGGTTATATAACGATATCTCCGTCAGTAGTACCGACTCAACGTTTGCTGAAAAGGATTTTAGGATGAACCTTCTAAAGAAGATACTAATTGCATGCGGTGATATCAGACAGGTTCAAAGAGTTACTACACGTTACGCCAAGGAAATGAACATAATATCTTAG
- the STD1 gene encoding Std1p (similar to Saccharomyces cerevisiae MTH1 (YDR277C) and STD1 (YOR047C); ancestral locus Anc_5.644), whose translation MFVSPPPATARNQLGKRKSKRHDDNLKSIQPSAELETAKNISSVGFNNNLPHNNQDMNTVNHYSLNPNSGSVRCNNNFVTTPPEYADRARIEIRKRLLPTTGIKSIDANDATPGDENIEQITTPDCQSFISDHCSSYQSSIFSHPSTVLTHVTTGSSILDTKTPKFVTEITLEDALPKTFYDMYSPEVLMSDPANILYNGRPKFTKRELLDWDLNDIRSLLIVEQLRPEWGSQLPTVLTSGVNLPQFKLQLLPSCSSDEFIIATLVNSDLYIEANLDRNFKLTSAKYTVASARKRHEEITGSNEPIMRLSKPEWRNIIENYLLNVAVEAQCRYDFKQKRSEYKKWKLLNSNLKRPDMPPPSLIPHCFQTHDCSSSGSLLKKALMKNLQLKNYKNDAKTLGAGTQKNVVSKVSLTSEERAAIWFQCQTQVYQRLGLDWKPDGIS comes from the coding sequence ATGTTCGTTTCTCCACCTCCAGCAACAGCGAGAAATCAATTGGGGAAGAGGAAATCGAAAAGGCATGATGATAATTTAAAGAGCATCCAACCCAGTGCTGAATTAGAAACAGCAAAAAACATATCTTCTGTTGGGTTCAACAATAACCTCCCACATAATAACCAGGACATGAATACAGTAAATCATTATAGTTTAAACCCCAATTCAGGAAGCGTTAGATGTAACAATAATTTTGTTACTACCCCACCAGAATATGCGGATAGGGCAAGAATAGAGATTCGGAAAAGATTACTGCCCACCACAGGAATTAAAAGCATAGATGCAAACGATGCCACTCCAGGAGATGAAAACATCGAACAAATAACCACTCCCGACTGTCAAAGTTTTATATCTGATCATTGCTCTTCATACCAATCGAGCATATTTTCACATCCATCCACCGTGCTTACGCATGTTACTACAGGTAGTTCCATATTAGATACAAAAACGCCGAAGTTTGTCACAGAAATAACACTTGAAGACGCTTTACCTAAGACTTTTTATGATATGTATTCTCCTGAAGTTCTCATGTCTGATCCTGCTAATATACTTTACAACGGACGTCCCAAATTTACGAAGCGTGAGCTGCTAGACTGGGATCTCAATGATATACGTTCTTTGCTAATAGTGGAGCAACTACGGCCAGAATGGGGATCTCAGTTGCCGACAGTCCTGACTTCCGGCGTTAATTTACCCCAGTTCAAATTGCAATTACTTCCCTCATGTTCTAGTGATGAGTTTATAATAGCAACATTGGTTAACTCAGATTTGTACATAGAGGCAAATTTAGACCGCAATTTTAAGTTAACAAGTGCAAAATATACAGTCGCTTcagcaagaaaaagacatGAAGAAATCACAGGATCCAACGAACCGATAATGCGCTTATCTAAACCTGAATGGAGAAATATAATTGAGAACTATTTATTAAATGTTGCGGTAGAGGCTCAATGCAGATATGACTTTAAGCAAAAACGCTCTGAATacaagaaatggaaattactgaattcaaatttgaaaagaccTGACATGCCGCCTCCAAGCCTCATACctcattgttttcaaacGCATGACTGCTCTAGTTCAGGTAGTCTTTTAAAAAAGGctttaatgaaaaacttgcaattgaaaaactacAAAAACGACGCGAAAACATTAGGTGCTGGTACACAGAAAAATGTCGTTAGTAAAGTGTCGTTAACTTCGGAAGAGAGGGCAGCCATCTGGTTTCAATGCCAAACACAAGTCTATCAAAGACTGGGATTGGATTGGAAACCTGACGGAATATCTTAG
- the DBP5 gene encoding ATP-dependent RNA helicase DBP5 (similar to Saccharomyces cerevisiae DBP5 (YOR046C); ancestral locus Anc_5.643), whose product MSDTKKDPADLLASLKIDNDKESSTKETKTQLEKTADPNETEQKKTLKVEEKNEKEKDSNLISSEYEVKVKLADIQADPNSPLYSAKSFDELGLAPELLKGIYAMKFQKPSKIQERALPLLLHNPPRNMIAQSQSGTGKTAAFSLTMLTRVNPEDASPQAICLAPSRELARQTLEVVQEMGKFTKITSQLIVPDSFEKNKQINSQIIVGTPGTVLDLMRRKLMQLQKIKIFVLDEADNMLDQQGLGDQCIRVKRFLPKDTQLVLFSATFADAVRQYAKKIVPNANTLELQTNEVNVDAIKQLYMDCKNEADKFDVLTELYGLMTIGSSIIFVATKKTANVLYGKLKNEGHEVSILHGDLQTQERDRLIDDFREGRSKVLITTNVLARGIDIPTVSMVVNYDLPTLANGKADPATYIHRIGRTGRFGRKGVAISFVHDKNSFNILSAIQKYFGDIEMTRVPTDDWDEVEKIVKKVLKD is encoded by the coding sequence ATGAGTGACACGAAGAAAGATCCAGCCGATTTACTGGcttctttaaaaattgataatgataaagaaagtTCAACAAAAGAGACCAAGACCCAACTAGAGAAAACTGCTGATCCAAATGAAACtgagcaaaaaaaaactttaaagGTTGAGGAGAAGAATGAGAAGGAGAAGGACAGTAACTTGATTAGCTCAGAATACGAAGTCAAGGTCAAACTTGCCGATATCCAGGCTGACCCAAATTCTCCGTTATATAGCGCGAAATCTTTTGATGAATTAGGATTAGCACCAGAATTGCTAAAAGGTATATATGCTATGAAATTTCAGAAACCGTCTAAGATCCAAGAAAGAGCATTACCACTACTATTGCATAACCCACCTAGGAACATGATTGCACAGTCCCAATCTGGTACTGGTAAGACTGCCGCCTTCTCTTTAACAATGCTAACAAGAGTTAACCCCGAAGACGCATCTCCACAAGCAATATGTTTAGCCCCCTCCAGAGAGCTGGCCAGACAAACGTTAGAAGTTGTTCAAGAGATGGGtaaatttacaaaaataacCAGCCAATTGATTGTCCCAGATTCCtttgagaaaaacaagCAAATCAACTCTCAAATAATTGTTGGTACCCCAGGTACAGTTCTTGATTTAATGCGTAGAAAATTGATGCAGCTacagaaaatcaaaatttttgttctcGATGAGGCTGACAATATGTTGGATCAGCAGGGCCTAGGTGACCAGTGTATTCGTGTCAAAAGATTTTTACCCAAGGATACTCAACTGGTTTTGTTTAGTGCCACTTTTGCTGATGCAGTTAGACAGTATGCGAAAAAGATCGTTCCCAATGCTAATACATTAGAATTACAAACAAATGAAGTCAACGTTGATGCTATTAAGCAACTCTATATGGACTGTAAAAATGAAGCAGATAAATTTGACGTCTTGACCGAGCTTTATGGTTTAATGACCATCGGGTCTTCTATTATTTTCGTTGCTACCAAAAAAACGGCAAACGTTTTATATGGAAAACTAAAGAATGAAGGCCATGAAGTTTCTATCTTGCATGGTGACTTACAAACTCAAGAAAGGGACAGATTAATAGATGACTTCAGAGAAGGCAGATCCAAAGTTTTAATTACTACTAATGTTCTTGCTCGTGGTATCGATATCCCCACAGTCTCCATGGTTGTCAACTATGATCTCCCAACACTTGCCAACGGGAAAGCTGATCCAGCTACTTACATTCATAGAATTGGTAGAACAGGTAGATTCGGTAGAAAGGGTGTCGCCATTTCATTTGTACATGACAAGAATTCTTTTAACATTTTATCTGcaattcaaaaatactttGGTGATATAGAAATGACTCGTGTTCCAACAGATGATTGGGATGAGGTCGAAAAAATAGTAAAGAAAGTACTAAAAGATTAG
- the CUE5 gene encoding ubiquitin-binding protein CUE5 (similar to Saccharomyces cerevisiae DON1 (YDR273W) and CUE5 (YOR042W); ancestral locus Anc_5.638), which produces MEENKDVKDSSQLEKSDVPESINEEIAKTTDVDLNSDEKKESDTSANNDNTSRVEKEATRNSGTDEVKKVATVEDSKEEEEEQPPLPARKKPEENPSKENPILQELKDAFPNLEEKYIKAVIIASQGALDPAFNALLFLSDPESGRDIELPTQPVRKTLEAPARRRQTQLEQDELLARQLDEQFNSSHSRRRNRDRAAKGMHEQRLRDRQRRRQNPLSPNEREELRGDAEEEEDSWSQFVEKDLPELTDRAGRSLQDTANKVSNWISDAYRRNFAPENEQSNNQYAHQDQQDEWEPEIVDLSQGGKNLRPQQPERRRFNSFGAQVGDLSLESHGITLHNEDGLEDDEDVPPQLPTRTKSGESTGKVVAETAFIDTPDTETKKKWQPLPPEPLDTTPTKVNAISRSKKNPDEDEFLINSDDEM; this is translated from the coding sequence ATGGAGGAAAACAAAGATGTCAAGGACTCTTCTCAGCTTGAGAAGAGTGATGTTCCAGAATCAATTAATGAGGAAATCGCAAAGACAACAGATGTGGACCTAAATtcagatgaaaaaaaagagagtgACACGTCAGCCAACAATGATAATACTTCTAGGGTCGAGAAAGAAGCTACAAGAAATTCGGGGACTGATGAGGTGAAAAAGGTGGCAACTGTTGAGGATTcgaaagaagaggaagaagaacagCCTCCATTGCCTGCCAGAAAGAAGCCTGAAGAAAACCCATCTAAAGAGAATCCAATTTTGCAAGAGTTGAAGGATGCATTTCCTAATTTGGAAGAGAAATACATTAAAGCAGTGATCATTGCGTCCCAGGGTGCTCTGGATCCTGCTTTCAATGccttattatttctttctgatCCCGAATCTGGTAGAGATATTGAATTACCAACACAACCTGTAAGGAAGACTTTAGAGGCGCCTGCAAGAAGACGGCAAACTCAATTGGAACAGGATGAACTGTTAGCACGCCAATTAGATGAGCAATTTAATAGCTCACATTCTCGTCGTCGTAATCGTGATCGTGCAGCTAAAGGCATGCACGAACAACGTCTGAGAGATAGGCAAAGAAGACGTCAAAATCCGTTGTCTCCCAATGAAAGGGAAGAGCTCCGCGGAGATgctgaggaagaagaagactcGTGGTCTCAATTTGTCGAAAAAGATTTGCCAGAGCTCACAGACAGGGCTGGTCGTTCTTTACAAGACACAGCAAACAAAGTCAGTAACTGGATAAGTGACGCTTACAGGAGAAATTTTGCTCCAGAAAACGAGCAAAGTAACAACCAATACGCTCATCAAGATCAGCAGGATGAATGGGAGCCAGAAATTGTGGATTTGTCGCAAGGTGGAAAGAACTTAAGGCCTCAACAACCTGAGAGAAGAAGGTTTAATTCTTTTGGTGCTCAAGTGGGCGATCTTTCCCTAGAAAGCCACGGAATAACACTACACAACGAAGATGGACtcgaagatgatgaagatgtgCCACCTCAATTGccaacaagaacaaaatcTGGTGAATCGACCGGGAAAGTGGTAGCAGAAACCGCTTTTATTGACACTCCCGACACAGAaactaagaaaaaatggcAGCCGCTGCCACCTGAGCCATTGGATACTACACCAACCAAAGTGAACGCCATTTCTAGAAGTAAGAAAAATCCCGATGAGGATGAATTCTTGATCAATAGTGACGATGAGATGTAA